In Synechococcus sp. KORDI-100, a single window of DNA contains:
- a CDS encoding SufE family protein: MTPGTGSEALDRMVERLGGTADPKRRYEYVLWLAKKLDPLPQDQQTDDIKVRGCVSQVFVRGDLSNGVMHWKGDSDALITKGLLALLIQGLNGLTPREVQAIDPAFIAATGLQASLTPSRANGFLNILKTMQNQARTLEAEPTADS, encoded by the coding sequence ATGACCCCCGGCACCGGCAGTGAGGCCCTCGATCGCATGGTGGAGCGTCTCGGCGGAACGGCGGATCCCAAACGCCGCTACGAGTACGTCCTCTGGCTCGCCAAGAAACTCGATCCGCTGCCGCAGGATCAACAGACCGACGACATCAAGGTGCGTGGCTGTGTCTCACAGGTGTTTGTGCGGGGAGATCTGAGCAACGGCGTGATGCATTGGAAAGGTGATTCCGATGCCCTGATCACCAAGGGACTCCTGGCTCTTTTGATCCAGGGGCTCAACGGGCTGACACCCCGAGAGGTGCAGGCGATTGATCCTGCCTTCATCGCAGCAACCGGGCTTCAGGCCAGCCTCACCCCCTCTCGTGCCAATGGCTTTCTGAACATCCTGAAAACCATGCAGAACCAGGCCAGAACGCTGGAGGCCGAACCAACGGCCGATTCATAG
- a CDS encoding homoserine dehydrogenase, with protein sequence MGSRIGVGLLGLGTVGGGVASILLSPAERHPLVSDLDLVRVAVRDLERPRPVDLPADLLTTDPQAVVNDPSVDVVVEVIGGIEPARSLILQAIGNGKSIVTANKAVIARHGREIADAAAAAGVYVLIEAAVGGGIPIIEPLKQSLGGNRINRVSGIINGTTNYILTRMANEGVAYAEVLAEAQRLGYAEADPAADVDGLDAADKIAILAALAFGGAIDRSGVPTEGISRLQGRDVEYASKLGYGVKLLAVAERMSGDDASDVLPLSLRVQPTLVPTDHPLAGVNGVNNAILVEGDPIGRVMFYGPGAGTGPTASAVVADILNIAGVRQASESAGRLDPLLAADSWRQCRLVDPGEVRQKHYVRFHTSDTPGVIGRIGSCFGDRVVSIQSIIQFNATEAGAEIVVITHEVSQKQMDDALQEIQSMPEISGLAAHLGCL encoded by the coding sequence ATGGGTTCGAGGATCGGCGTAGGGCTGCTTGGCCTGGGCACGGTGGGTGGTGGCGTGGCATCGATCCTGCTGTCCCCCGCTGAACGGCATCCGCTGGTCTCAGACCTCGATCTGGTTCGCGTGGCCGTCCGCGACCTCGAGCGACCAAGGCCGGTTGACCTGCCAGCAGATCTGCTCACGACAGATCCTCAGGCCGTCGTGAATGATCCCAGTGTGGATGTGGTCGTGGAGGTCATCGGAGGGATCGAACCGGCGCGCAGCCTGATCCTGCAAGCCATCGGCAACGGCAAATCCATCGTCACGGCCAACAAGGCGGTGATCGCACGTCACGGTCGCGAAATTGCCGATGCCGCAGCAGCTGCCGGCGTGTATGTGCTGATTGAGGCCGCTGTCGGGGGCGGCATCCCGATCATCGAACCGTTGAAACAGTCCCTTGGGGGGAACCGGATCAACCGCGTCAGCGGAATCATCAACGGCACCACCAACTACATCCTCACGCGGATGGCCAATGAGGGTGTGGCCTATGCCGAGGTGCTGGCTGAGGCTCAGCGTCTCGGTTACGCCGAAGCCGATCCTGCAGCCGATGTGGACGGTCTTGATGCTGCCGACAAGATCGCGATCCTGGCTGCTCTGGCCTTTGGGGGCGCCATCGATCGAAGTGGCGTTCCCACCGAGGGAATCAGCCGGCTGCAGGGTCGCGATGTGGAGTACGCCTCCAAATTGGGATATGGCGTCAAGCTCCTGGCAGTGGCGGAACGGATGTCCGGCGATGACGCCTCCGACGTCCTGCCCCTGTCCCTTCGGGTTCAACCCACCCTGGTGCCAACCGACCATCCTCTGGCTGGAGTCAATGGTGTGAACAACGCCATCCTTGTGGAAGGGGACCCCATCGGTCGTGTGATGTTCTATGGCCCGGGTGCGGGGACAGGTCCGACCGCGTCCGCCGTGGTGGCGGACATCCTCAACATTGCTGGGGTTCGCCAAGCCAGTGAATCCGCTGGCCGCCTGGACCCGCTGCTGGCCGCAGACAGCTGGCGTCAATGCAGGCTTGTCGATCCTGGAGAGGTGCGTCAGAAGCACTATGTCCGATTCCACACAAGCGATACTCCCGGTGTCATCGGAAGGATCGGCAGCTGCTTCGGTGACCGCGTTGTTTCAATTCAATCAATCATTCAGTTCAACGCGACCGAAGCAGGCGCGGAAATCGTGGTGATCACTCATGAGGTGAGCCAGAAACAAATGGACGATGCCTTGCAGGAAATTCAATCCATGCCTGAAATTTCCGGCCTTGCGGCCCATCTGGGCTGCCTCTGA